A DNA window from Actinomadura coerulea contains the following coding sequences:
- a CDS encoding helix-turn-helix domain-containing protein, whose amino-acid sequence MAETEAALRAVAHNVRAARTRAGLSLEELSRRAQVSKGALVGLERAQGNPNLATLVRLADTLGVSVSALTQAQAEGRVRVVAADAVAPLWTGERGGRARLLLTTPGLAPVEVWRWELAPGEVYPSHPHQAGVVETVNVTSGRMILDVDGTEYPVEAGETAMFDADVPHTYRGSGTAVCHLIMTVHLPPGPGSADPPPP is encoded by the coding sequence TTGGCCGAGACGGAAGCGGCTCTCCGGGCCGTCGCCCACAACGTCCGCGCGGCCCGCACCCGCGCGGGTCTCTCTCTGGAGGAGCTCAGCCGGCGCGCCCAGGTCAGCAAAGGAGCGCTGGTGGGCCTGGAGAGGGCCCAGGGCAACCCCAATCTGGCCACGCTGGTCCGGCTCGCCGACACCCTCGGCGTCTCGGTGTCGGCACTGACGCAGGCACAGGCCGAAGGCCGCGTCCGCGTCGTCGCCGCCGACGCGGTGGCGCCGCTATGGACGGGGGAGCGGGGCGGCCGGGCGCGGCTCCTGCTGACCACCCCGGGCCTGGCCCCCGTCGAGGTCTGGCGCTGGGAACTCGCACCCGGCGAGGTCTACCCGAGCCACCCCCACCAGGCCGGAGTCGTGGAGACCGTGAACGTGACATCCGGCCGGATGATCCTGGACGTCGACGGCACCGAGTACCCCGTCGAAGCTGGCGAGACCGCCATGTTCGACGCCGACGTCCCCCACACCTACCGCGGCTCGGGCACCGCTGTCTGCCATCTGATCATGACGGTCCACCTGCCGCCCGGCCCCGGTTCCGCCGACCCGCCACCGCCGTGA
- a CDS encoding EamA family transporter, which produces MLVFALLLALGSSLAYGSADFLGGLGARKAHVLRTVMIAAPASLLVELLLWPVLGASFSPAALGWGAASGIASAAAFALLYRTLAIGPMNVLSPVTALVSAALPVGVGLTQGEHLGVAGLVGLPLALVAVVLVSAGHGEGSARPSRTALLLAFGAGAAIALQLVFLHQGPSDSGVAPLIVGRAVSSGIILGAAGLMRRKLGPERPAYAMSAAAGVLDSVANLLFLLAARSGDLSVVAVITALYPAGTVLLARGVLAERVHRGQLIGLGAAAAAVSLLALT; this is translated from the coding sequence ATGCTCGTGTTCGCTCTGCTGCTGGCCCTGGGCAGCTCGCTGGCCTATGGGAGCGCCGACTTCCTCGGCGGCCTGGGCGCCCGCAAGGCCCACGTGCTGCGGACCGTGATGATCGCGGCACCGGCCAGCCTGCTGGTCGAGCTCCTCCTGTGGCCGGTGCTGGGCGCCTCGTTCAGTCCTGCGGCCCTCGGCTGGGGTGCCGCATCGGGGATCGCCTCGGCCGCCGCGTTCGCCCTTCTCTACCGCACCCTGGCCATCGGCCCGATGAACGTGCTGTCGCCGGTGACGGCGCTGGTGTCGGCCGCGCTGCCCGTAGGAGTGGGGCTGACGCAGGGCGAGCACTTGGGCGTCGCCGGGCTGGTGGGGCTGCCGCTCGCGCTGGTGGCGGTGGTACTGGTCAGCGCCGGCCACGGCGAAGGCTCGGCGCGGCCTTCGCGGACCGCGCTGCTTCTGGCGTTCGGCGCGGGCGCCGCGATCGCCCTCCAGTTGGTCTTCCTGCACCAGGGCCCGTCCGACAGCGGAGTGGCGCCGCTGATCGTCGGCCGCGCCGTCTCCTCGGGCATCATCCTGGGTGCCGCGGGGCTGATGCGCCGCAAGCTGGGCCCCGAGCGGCCCGCGTACGCGATGTCGGCCGCTGCCGGCGTGCTGGACTCGGTGGCCAACCTTCTGTTCCTCCTCGCCGCGCGCAGCGGGGACCTGTCGGTCGTCGCCGTGATCACCGCCCTCTACCCGGCCGGCACGGTCCTGCTGGCCCGCGGCGTGCTCGCCGAACGCGTCCACCGCGGCCAGCTCATCGGCCTGGGCGCCGCCGCTGCCGCCGTCAGCCTCCTCGCCCTGACCTGA
- a CDS encoding Imm49 family immunity protein → MYQVPCHQVESSLIDQALTDIEGRIFTRWHRMCWGPDYDPEAFAETCDELLDHVAACARFDPALSEPPARAALRTAAECAAAVLDRRLWPNGDFEVDFPVLTARYGATKLTSPETSYSMQAPQTPPVAEWVRSFALCLVSSTFEEPWRRNLVLKFDVAPEIHVSPTEPAAGLAEMDALADYLVDGDEPPLVVKPDRQARVRAALRLDAAAPLTPDQHLLRVLLDDDQPAFEQALADRLDRYREDIGDDPAPRTLLPLAAIALANLAVLAHGWRLDVRSGYLPEGLLPEPPADKTPAVEPVPVPARHGLPDTGDRFRDLYEHLTGAQQRTLRMMPLNPGPQISTSALAALTGVPAAVALATAEALAQMSLVEVGEPYGWWRLRDPVRTFVTALDPAEDGGHDDALARLLEHYRLAAVDAGHQLRPTTRDRKRMFTGRGDALIWLDIETPNLIAAAETAADTGHPRITRHIALALFEYLNLRRRTADTLQLSTLALRTARQTGDKFAQADALNWLGVAYRHLQRFEEAVTALTDAVAISRQNDDRSGEGRALNNLGSALLVQQRYEEAITAYTDAGAIYRQAGDRYREGLALNNLGSALRDVRRFEEAINALTEAAQIFRQVGDRRREALAVNNLGSAFKSTGRLDEAITAHADATEIFRQTGDRHGEATAWHGLGLARRSAGRPDEAAAAIEKAAAAYLEAGDQHWHQRALSLLDQIKAHHHDGR, encoded by the coding sequence GTGTACCAAGTTCCGTGTCACCAGGTCGAAAGCTCGCTCATCGACCAGGCGCTCACCGACATCGAAGGCCGGATTTTCACGCGTTGGCACAGGATGTGCTGGGGGCCCGACTACGATCCCGAAGCGTTCGCCGAGACCTGCGACGAGCTCCTGGACCATGTCGCGGCTTGCGCCCGGTTCGATCCGGCGCTGTCAGAACCTCCGGCACGCGCCGCCCTGCGGACCGCGGCGGAGTGCGCGGCGGCGGTACTGGACCGCAGGCTCTGGCCCAACGGCGACTTCGAGGTCGACTTCCCCGTCCTCACCGCTCGGTATGGCGCCACGAAGCTCACCAGCCCCGAAACGTCCTACTCCATGCAGGCCCCCCAGACGCCGCCGGTCGCCGAATGGGTCCGGTCGTTCGCGCTGTGCCTGGTCAGCAGCACCTTCGAGGAGCCGTGGCGCCGGAACCTCGTCCTCAAGTTCGACGTCGCGCCCGAGATCCACGTCTCGCCCACCGAACCGGCAGCAGGGCTGGCCGAGATGGACGCGCTGGCCGACTACCTTGTCGACGGCGACGAACCCCCTCTGGTCGTCAAACCCGACAGGCAGGCCCGCGTACGCGCCGCGCTCCGGCTGGACGCGGCCGCGCCTCTGACCCCCGACCAGCACCTGTTGCGGGTGCTGCTCGACGACGACCAGCCGGCTTTCGAACAGGCCCTGGCCGACCGCCTCGACCGGTACCGCGAGGACATCGGCGACGATCCCGCCCCCCGGACGCTGCTGCCCCTCGCCGCCATCGCACTGGCGAACCTGGCCGTCCTCGCCCACGGATGGCGCCTCGACGTCCGCTCGGGCTACCTGCCCGAAGGGCTGCTCCCCGAGCCCCCCGCTGACAAGACGCCCGCCGTAGAGCCGGTGCCCGTCCCGGCCCGGCACGGCCTGCCCGACACCGGCGACCGGTTCCGCGATCTCTACGAACACCTCACCGGTGCCCAGCAGCGGACGCTGCGGATGATGCCTCTCAATCCCGGGCCCCAGATCTCCACCTCCGCCCTCGCCGCCCTGACCGGCGTGCCCGCCGCCGTAGCCCTGGCCACGGCGGAGGCACTGGCCCAGATGTCACTGGTGGAGGTGGGGGAGCCGTACGGGTGGTGGCGTCTGCGCGACCCGGTCCGCACGTTCGTCACCGCGCTCGACCCCGCTGAGGACGGAGGGCACGACGACGCGCTCGCACGGCTGCTGGAGCACTACCGGCTCGCGGCCGTCGACGCCGGCCATCAGCTCCGCCCCACCACCCGGGACCGCAAGCGGATGTTCACCGGACGAGGCGACGCGCTGATCTGGCTGGACATCGAGACGCCCAACCTGATCGCCGCGGCGGAAACCGCCGCCGACACCGGCCATCCCCGCATCACTCGTCACATCGCTCTCGCCTTGTTCGAGTACCTGAACCTGCGACGCCGAACTGCCGACACACTCCAACTGTCGACCCTGGCCTTGCGGACCGCCCGCCAGACCGGAGATAAGTTCGCCCAGGCCGACGCGCTCAACTGGCTCGGCGTCGCGTACCGGCATCTCCAGCGGTTCGAGGAGGCCGTCACCGCACTCACGGACGCCGTCGCCATCTCCCGCCAGAACGACGACCGGTCCGGTGAAGGACGGGCGCTGAACAACCTCGGCAGCGCCCTGCTCGTCCAGCAGCGGTACGAAGAGGCCATCACCGCCTACACCGACGCCGGCGCCATCTACCGCCAGGCCGGAGACCGCTACCGTGAGGGGCTGGCCTTGAACAATCTCGGCAGCGCCCTGCGCGACGTGCGGCGGTTCGAGGAAGCGATCAACGCGCTTACCGAAGCCGCCCAGATCTTCCGCCAGGTCGGCGACCGGCGCCGTGAAGCCCTGGCCGTCAACAACCTCGGGAGCGCCTTCAAGAGCACCGGGCGGTTGGACGAGGCGATCACCGCCCACGCCGACGCCACAGAGATCTTCCGCCAGACGGGCGACCGGCACGGCGAAGCCACGGCGTGGCACGGGCTTGGCCTGGCCCGGCGTTCGGCGGGCCGGCCGGACGAAGCAGCGGCGGCGATCGAGAAGGCAGCCGCCGCCTACCTGGAGGCCGGTGACCAGCACTGGCACCAGCGGGCACTGAGTTTGCTGGACCAGATCAAGGCCCACCATCACGACGGCAGGTGA
- a CDS encoding TetR/AcrR family transcriptional regulator, which produces MPQGADKPAGQRMRADARRNVVRILAAAEALIAEDGADASLEEIARRAGVGSATLHRHFPTRRALLEAVFKDRVAALCAQADDLATAADPGEALFTWLRAVGVHAAANRGLSASLTRDGGDPALGGGCHDMILSAGERLLARARAADAVRPEITALLLLKLVGAISLASERDADGPSEADHLLAIAFDGVRPR; this is translated from the coding sequence GTGCCGCAAGGTGCCGACAAGCCAGCCGGGCAGCGGATGCGCGCCGACGCCCGCCGCAACGTCGTCCGGATCCTGGCGGCCGCGGAGGCTCTCATCGCCGAGGACGGCGCCGATGCGTCCCTGGAGGAGATCGCCCGCCGGGCCGGAGTCGGCTCGGCGACCCTGCACCGGCACTTCCCCACCCGGCGGGCACTCCTGGAGGCGGTCTTCAAGGACCGGGTGGCGGCGCTCTGCGCCCAGGCCGACGACCTGGCCACCGCAGCCGATCCGGGAGAGGCGCTGTTCACCTGGCTGCGTGCCGTCGGCGTCCACGCCGCGGCCAACCGCGGCCTCAGCGCGTCACTGACGCGTGACGGCGGTGATCCGGCACTCGGCGGCGGCTGCCATGACATGATCTTGAGCGCGGGCGAGCGGCTGCTCGCCCGCGCTCGCGCGGCCGATGCCGTACGCCCGGAGATCACCGCGCTCCTACTGCTGAAACTCGTCGGCGCCATCTCCCTGGCCAGCGAGCGCGACGCCGACGGCCCCTCCGAGGCGGACCACCTGCTGGCGATCGCCTTCGACGGGGTCCGCCCCCGCTGA
- a CDS encoding NmrA/HSCARG family protein, protein MVGATGLQGGAVARHLLRDGWQVRALTRDPDAAPARALARAGAQVVRARLENVGSLTAAAEGTWGLFSVQPTVGSPGTAPDFTTEDEVRWGVNVAEAAQAAGVGHLVFTSVAGADRHLSEKVPVNLVSKWRIEQRIAELGLPATILRPVSFMENFTGGYALRDGTLSTGVAPDTVQQLIAVDDVGAIAASAFAEPQEWIGRAVSLAAEELKPVQVAEAIGKALGISLPYVQIPLETIREVSEDFAYANQWLNEFGYRAEMAATRSIHPTAMDFDAWLKRTGATQISAFLSSTSRQDA, encoded by the coding sequence GTGGTAGGAGCGACCGGTCTGCAGGGCGGGGCCGTGGCACGTCACTTGCTTCGCGACGGCTGGCAGGTGCGGGCGCTCACTCGCGATCCGGACGCGGCCCCCGCCCGGGCGCTGGCACGGGCCGGCGCGCAGGTCGTTCGGGCGCGGCTGGAGAACGTCGGCTCTCTGACCGCCGCGGCCGAGGGCACGTGGGGGCTGTTCAGCGTGCAGCCCACGGTCGGCTCGCCGGGCACCGCGCCGGACTTCACCACCGAGGACGAGGTGCGCTGGGGCGTGAACGTCGCCGAAGCCGCGCAGGCCGCCGGCGTCGGGCACCTGGTGTTCACCTCGGTGGCCGGCGCGGACCGTCATCTCAGCGAGAAAGTGCCGGTGAACCTGGTCAGCAAGTGGCGAATCGAGCAGCGCATCGCTGAACTCGGCCTCCCCGCGACGATCCTGCGGCCGGTCTCGTTCATGGAGAACTTCACCGGCGGCTATGCGCTCCGGGACGGAACCCTGTCCACCGGAGTCGCACCGGACACCGTCCAGCAGCTCATCGCCGTCGACGACGTCGGCGCCATCGCCGCGTCGGCCTTCGCCGAACCGCAGGAGTGGATCGGCCGGGCGGTGTCCCTGGCGGCCGAGGAACTCAAGCCGGTCCAGGTCGCCGAGGCCATCGGAAAGGCGCTGGGCATCTCGCTCCCTTACGTACAGATCCCGCTGGAGACGATCCGGGAGGTCAGCGAGGACTTCGCCTACGCCAACCAATGGCTCAACGAGTTCGGCTACCGCGCCGAAATGGCCGCCACCCGAAGCATCCACCCCACGGCCATGGACTTCGACGCCTGGTTGAAGCGCACTGGCGCGACCCAGATCTCCGCGTTCCTGAGTTCCACGAGCCGCCAGGACGCATGA
- a CDS encoding bifunctional NAD(P)H-dependent oxidoreductase/GNAT family N-acetyltransferase, translating into MSTKQVRVLVLVCSTRPGALGPAVGAWLTETITPRAAELGAELVPLALADLGLPFLDEEEHPSSGVYRNEHTRKWSAIVDAADGFIVVTPEYNYGMPASLKNALDYLSREWAWKPVGFVSYGNTSAGTRAVQHAKQVVTTLRLVPLGSTVALRIADAVRDGEVRPAAAADEAAIDVLDELVRVAHALQPMRERNEPAVLAGPVPGSYLRRLTPEDAPEVTVLQRCCWVDEALANDPLTVPALHESVEQVRDWLAAWHAIGLWRDGRLLGMVRTRRDDAEWHVGRLGVVPDLRGRGLGRWLLHEAEAAADPACHRIVLSTGAGSRKNIALYRSEGYQPAPLPSEDGTILLTKKVLSAGRVAGRAAPA; encoded by the coding sequence ATGTCAACGAAACAGGTGCGCGTCCTCGTGCTCGTGTGCAGCACCCGTCCCGGCGCCCTCGGCCCTGCGGTGGGGGCATGGCTGACCGAGACGATCACCCCTCGCGCCGCCGAGCTGGGCGCCGAACTGGTGCCGCTGGCCCTCGCCGACCTCGGCCTCCCGTTCCTCGACGAGGAGGAGCATCCGTCGTCGGGCGTGTACCGCAACGAGCACACGCGAAAGTGGAGCGCGATCGTGGACGCGGCGGACGGCTTCATCGTCGTGACGCCGGAGTACAACTACGGGATGCCGGCGTCCCTGAAGAACGCGCTGGACTACCTCTCCCGCGAGTGGGCGTGGAAGCCGGTCGGTTTCGTCAGCTACGGCAACACCTCGGCGGGCACGAGGGCCGTGCAGCACGCCAAGCAGGTGGTGACCACGCTGCGCCTGGTGCCGCTGGGATCCACGGTCGCGCTCCGCATCGCCGACGCCGTGCGCGACGGGGAGGTGCGGCCCGCCGCCGCTGCCGATGAGGCCGCGATCGATGTCCTGGACGAACTGGTCCGGGTCGCGCACGCGCTCCAGCCGATGCGAGAGCGGAATGAGCCCGCCGTACTGGCAGGGCCGGTACCGGGTTCCTACCTGCGGCGATTGACGCCCGAGGATGCCCCCGAGGTGACCGTCCTGCAGCGGTGCTGCTGGGTGGACGAGGCTCTCGCCAACGACCCTCTGACCGTCCCCGCGCTGCACGAGTCCGTGGAGCAGGTACGTGACTGGCTCGCGGCCTGGCACGCGATCGGGCTATGGCGGGACGGACGGCTCCTCGGCATGGTGCGGACCCGCCGTGACGACGCCGAATGGCACGTGGGACGGCTCGGTGTCGTCCCGGACCTGCGGGGGCGCGGCCTGGGACGCTGGCTGCTCCATGAAGCGGAGGCCGCCGCCGACCCGGCCTGCCATCGCATCGTGCTGTCCACGGGAGCGGGCAGCCGGAAGAACATCGCGCTCTACCGGAGTGAGGGATACCAGCCGGCCCCCCTCCCCAGCGAGGACGGCACCATCCTCCTTACCAAGAAGGTCCTCAGCGCTGGTCGGGTGGCCGGCCGAGCGGCACCCGCGTGA
- a CDS encoding MarR family winged helix-turn-helix transcriptional regulator — MSKRSSDGPVRWLNPDEERAWRAFRRMVIAVQTGTARDLSRAGLSEPDYEVLSTLSERPDHAGTLHEQAAKMGWSRSRLSRHATRMEARGLIRRAPDPADGRGCLLVLTDHGLDTLIDAAPAHLESVRHHFIDRLAPEDLTALEHIAGKVEAQDRAHRPPQP; from the coding sequence ATGTCAAAGAGATCGTCGGACGGACCCGTGCGCTGGCTGAACCCGGACGAGGAACGGGCGTGGCGGGCCTTCCGCCGCATGGTGATCGCCGTCCAGACCGGCACCGCGCGCGACCTCTCCCGGGCCGGCCTCTCCGAGCCCGACTACGAGGTGCTCAGCACGCTGTCGGAACGGCCGGACCACGCCGGCACCCTGCATGAGCAGGCCGCGAAGATGGGCTGGTCCCGCAGCCGGCTCTCCCGGCACGCCACCCGGATGGAGGCGCGCGGCCTCATCCGGCGCGCACCCGACCCGGCCGACGGACGGGGCTGCCTCCTCGTCCTCACCGATCACGGCCTGGACACCCTGATCGACGCCGCCCCCGCACACCTGGAATCGGTGCGCCACCACTTCATCGACCGTCTCGCCCCGGAAGACCTCACCGCCCTGGAACACATCGCCGGGAAGGTGGAGGCCCAAGACAGGGCGCACCGACCACCCCAGCCCTGA
- a CDS encoding MFS transporter has protein sequence MSRGTPAPVPAADTSAAGTAVSRVPLLALCVTEITSWGVLYYAFPVLSQAVTRDTGWPTAAITAAFSGSLVMAALAGIPVGRALDRHGPRVPMTGGSVLAVLAVLAVAAAPTLWTFAAAWLLAGIAMSAVLYQPAFAALTRYHAPHHLGALTTLTLVAGLASTVFAPLTAILSAHLSWRGAYLVLAAVLAVVTVPLHLLALRGPWPAPPEAAPERPRRARAGVSATVRSRPFLLLTAALTLSALAMYAVVINLIPLLTSRGATSATAALALGLGGVGQVTGRLGYRTLVRRTSVRARTVLILALSAATTGALAAIPGPVALLIAVAFLAGTTRGIATLLQATAVSDRWGTASYGALSGILAAPITTATAVSPFAGAALAAGLGGYPRMFLVLTIAAVLAAALAAGTAPARTPAGHRTPALPTSRTAAPRLAPRSAPRPGHDHRDAL, from the coding sequence ATGAGCCGTGGCACTCCCGCGCCGGTGCCGGCGGCGGACACCTCCGCCGCCGGCACCGCGGTGTCCCGCGTCCCGCTGCTCGCCCTCTGCGTCACCGAGATCACCAGCTGGGGCGTGCTCTACTACGCCTTCCCCGTCCTCTCCCAGGCCGTCACCCGCGACACCGGCTGGCCCACCGCGGCCATCACCGCCGCGTTCTCCGGTTCGCTGGTCATGGCCGCGCTGGCCGGCATCCCGGTCGGCCGCGCGCTGGACCGGCACGGCCCCCGCGTCCCGATGACCGGCGGCTCGGTGCTGGCGGTGCTCGCCGTCCTCGCCGTGGCCGCCGCACCGACCCTGTGGACGTTCGCCGCCGCCTGGCTGCTGGCCGGCATCGCGATGTCCGCCGTGCTGTACCAGCCCGCCTTCGCCGCGCTCACCCGCTACCACGCGCCGCACCACCTCGGTGCTCTCACCACCCTCACGCTGGTCGCGGGCCTGGCCAGCACCGTCTTCGCCCCGCTCACCGCCATCCTGTCGGCCCACCTTTCATGGCGCGGCGCCTACCTCGTGCTGGCCGCGGTGCTGGCCGTCGTGACCGTCCCGCTGCACCTGCTCGCCCTGCGCGGTCCCTGGCCCGCGCCGCCCGAAGCCGCGCCGGAAAGGCCCCGCCGTGCCCGGGCCGGCGTGTCGGCCACCGTGCGCAGCAGGCCGTTCCTCCTGCTGACCGCCGCGCTCACCCTGTCGGCGCTTGCGATGTACGCGGTGGTGATCAACCTCATTCCGCTCCTCACCTCCCGCGGTGCCACCAGCGCCACCGCCGCCCTGGCACTCGGGCTCGGCGGAGTCGGCCAGGTCACCGGCCGCCTCGGCTACCGGACGCTGGTCCGCCGCACCAGCGTCCGCGCCCGCACCGTCTTGATCCTCGCGCTGTCGGCCGCCACCACCGGGGCCCTCGCCGCCATTCCCGGCCCCGTGGCGCTGCTCATCGCCGTCGCCTTCCTGGCGGGGACGACCCGCGGGATCGCCACTCTCCTCCAGGCGACCGCCGTCTCCGACCGCTGGGGCACCGCGTCCTACGGCGCCCTGTCCGGAATCCTCGCCGCTCCCATCACCACCGCCACCGCCGTGTCGCCCTTCGCCGGAGCAGCCCTGGCCGCCGGACTCGGCGGGTACCCCCGCATGTTCCTGGTACTGACCATCGCCGCGGTTCTGGCCGCAGCACTCGCCGCCGGTACCGCACCGGCCCGCACCCCCGCAGGCCACAGAACGCCCGCACTGCCGACAAGCCGCACTGCCGCTCCGCGCCTGGCCCCGCGCAGTGCACCGCGTCCAGGCCACGATCACCGAGATGCGCTTTGA
- a CDS encoding FAD-dependent oxidoreductase, whose product MNDETGRPEPAASPDARVGESGCCGVSACCTDAEQALDPGVTVQRAKVDAGCGCVQEGSPDGLPVVVIGAGPVGLAAAAHLAERDQDFVVLEAGGEVGAAVSEWGHVRLFSPWRYDTDAAARRLLEPTGWRLPDPEALPTGAELVRDYLAPLAAVPALADRIRTGTRVVAVTRQGVDVTRTVGREERPLLVRAIGPDGAVDDIAARAVIDASGTWGRGNPLGHSGLPAPGEDRAAAHITGPLPDVLGRDRARFTGRHTLVVGMGHSAANTLLALAELAKNEQGTRITWAVRGASAARLYGGGDADGLPARGALGTRLKAAVDNGEIDLVRGFTITGLAVRDDRASAGSVQVTGQTPDGPRVLPADIVVAATGFRPDLDMLREVRAELDPATEAPAKLAPMIDPNFHSCGTVPPHGERDLAHPEPGFYLAGMKSYGRAPTFLMATGYEQVRSIVAALAGDREAADTVQLDLPETGVCSSSLVTENLLPGATGQDDGCGTSCATEATPAPATQAEPVGGSCCGPTAPEPVSIGIGAPAGLGFATGRVHGHSGEAGHDDA is encoded by the coding sequence GTGAACGACGAGACCGGACGACCCGAGCCCGCCGCGTCCCCGGACGCACGTGTCGGTGAGAGCGGCTGCTGTGGTGTCAGCGCCTGCTGCACCGACGCAGAGCAGGCCCTGGACCCGGGCGTGACCGTCCAGCGGGCCAAGGTCGACGCCGGCTGCGGCTGCGTCCAGGAGGGGAGTCCGGACGGCCTCCCGGTCGTGGTGATCGGCGCAGGACCGGTCGGTCTGGCCGCCGCCGCCCACCTGGCCGAACGCGACCAGGACTTCGTCGTCCTGGAGGCCGGGGGAGAGGTGGGCGCGGCGGTTTCGGAGTGGGGGCACGTCCGGCTGTTCTCGCCATGGCGGTACGACACCGACGCGGCCGCCCGGCGGCTGCTGGAGCCGACCGGGTGGCGGCTGCCCGACCCCGAGGCGCTGCCGACCGGCGCCGAACTCGTCCGCGACTACCTGGCCCCGCTCGCGGCCGTGCCCGCGCTGGCCGACCGGATCCGCACCGGCACCCGCGTGGTGGCCGTGACCCGGCAGGGAGTGGACGTGACCCGCACGGTCGGCCGTGAGGAGCGTCCGCTGCTGGTCCGCGCCATAGGCCCTGACGGCGCCGTGGACGACATCGCCGCCCGCGCGGTCATCGACGCGTCCGGCACCTGGGGCCGCGGCAACCCGCTCGGCCACTCGGGCCTGCCCGCCCCCGGCGAGGACCGGGCAGCCGCCCACATCACGGGCCCGCTCCCGGACGTCCTGGGCCGTGACCGCGCCCGCTTCACCGGCCGCCACACCCTGGTCGTCGGGATGGGGCACTCGGCCGCCAACACCCTGCTCGCCCTGGCCGAACTCGCCAAGAACGAGCAGGGCACCCGGATCACCTGGGCGGTGCGCGGCGCATCGGCGGCCCGGCTCTACGGCGGCGGCGACGCCGACGGCCTCCCGGCACGCGGCGCGCTCGGCACCCGCCTGAAGGCGGCCGTGGACAACGGGGAGATCGACCTGGTCCGCGGCTTCACCATCACCGGCCTGGCGGTGCGGGACGACCGGGCCTCTGCCGGATCGGTACAGGTCACAGGCCAGACGCCGGACGGCCCTCGCGTCCTGCCGGCCGACATCGTGGTCGCCGCCACCGGATTCCGGCCCGACCTGGACATGCTGCGCGAAGTGCGGGCCGAACTCGACCCCGCCACCGAAGCGCCGGCCAAACTCGCCCCGATGATCGACCCCAACTTCCACAGCTGCGGCACCGTCCCGCCGCACGGCGAACGCGACCTCGCCCACCCCGAGCCCGGCTTCTACCTGGCCGGGATGAAGAGCTACGGCCGCGCACCCACGTTCCTGATGGCCACCGGGTACGAGCAGGTCCGCTCCATCGTCGCCGCGCTCGCCGGCGACCGCGAAGCCGCCGACACCGTCCAGCTCGACCTACCCGAAACCGGTGTCTGCTCCAGCAGCCTGGTCACCGAGAACCTGCTGCCGGGCGCCACCGGCCAGGACGACGGCTGCGGAACCTCGTGCGCCACCGAGGCAACGCCCGCCCCTGCCACCCAGGCCGAACCCGTCGGCGGCTCGTGCTGCGGACCCACGGCCCCCGAGCCGGTCAGCATCGGCATCGGCGCACCTGCCGGCCTGGGGTTCGCGACCGGACGCGTGCACGGCCACTCCGGCGAGGCCGGGCACGACGACGCCTGA
- a CDS encoding ArsR/SmtB family transcription factor, with the protein MSKLLALEDVTAPVCCAPLSGPALSEAEAAELAKVFKALSDPVRLRLLNLIASAEGGEACVCDLTGPFDLTAPTISHHLKVLRQAGLIESERRGTWVYYRVVPDRLTRLSGLFALPALAPA; encoded by the coding sequence ATGTCCAAGTTGCTGGCGCTTGAGGACGTGACCGCCCCCGTCTGCTGTGCACCGTTGAGCGGCCCGGCGTTGAGCGAGGCGGAGGCGGCCGAACTGGCCAAGGTGTTCAAGGCCCTGTCCGACCCGGTGCGGTTGCGCCTGCTGAACCTGATCGCCTCGGCCGAGGGCGGCGAGGCGTGCGTGTGCGACCTGACCGGCCCGTTCGACCTCACCGCACCGACCATTTCCCACCACCTGAAGGTGCTGCGCCAGGCCGGGCTCATCGAGAGTGAACGACGCGGCACGTGGGTGTACTACCGGGTGGTGCCGGACAGGCTGACCCGCCTGTCGGGCCTGTTCGCCCTGCCGGCCCTGGCACCGGCCTAA